A window of Nitrosopumilus sp. contains these coding sequences:
- a CDS encoding GNAT family N-acetyltransferase, protein MSDIIIRHMIKEDLQEADRIIRLAFGTFLGYDNPEDYRLDARYANTRYNADPSAAFVAELDGKMIGSNFGLHWGSVGIFGPLTVHPEYWGKEAGSMLMESVMKCFEKWKVTHSGAMTFANSPKHIRLYRKFGYHPRFLIPVMSKKIEPKSVISNSKFTWVKYSDCEENQDKYLEGCNQVTNTIYPGLELELEIKAVDKMNYGDTVILFDRNKEIAGFATCHCGTNTEAGNDKCYVKFGAVKADSESQSNFMNLLKACEELTIAKGLSFLTGGVNAGRYNAYQYMLKQNFSIDFLGVSLHKPNNDAYNIADRYAIDDWR, encoded by the coding sequence ATGAGTGACATCATAATTCGTCATATGATCAAAGAAGATCTACAAGAAGCAGATAGGATAATCAGATTAGCATTTGGGACTTTTTTGGGTTACGATAATCCTGAAGACTATCGTTTAGATGCAAGATATGCCAATACACGATACAATGCTGATCCTTCTGCGGCATTTGTAGCTGAATTAGATGGTAAAATGATAGGCTCTAATTTTGGGCTTCACTGGGGTAGTGTCGGAATATTTGGACCTCTAACCGTTCATCCTGAATATTGGGGCAAGGAGGCAGGAAGCATGCTAATGGAGTCTGTAATGAAATGTTTTGAGAAATGGAAGGTGACCCATTCAGGAGCCATGACTTTTGCAAACAGTCCAAAACACATCAGATTATACAGAAAGTTTGGATACCATCCCAGATTTTTAATTCCAGTAATGTCAAAAAAAATAGAACCCAAATCTGTTATTTCAAATTCCAAATTTACATGGGTAAAATATTCAGACTGTGAGGAAAATCAAGACAAGTATCTTGAGGGATGCAATCAAGTTACAAATACAATTTACCCTGGTCTTGAGCTAGAATTAGAAATAAAGGCAGTAGACAAGATGAATTATGGAGATACAGTGATTCTCTTTGATAGAAATAAAGAGATTGCAGGGTTTGCCACTTGTCATTGTGGAACCAATACCGAAGCTGGAAATGACAAGTGTTATGTAAAGTTTGGTGCAGTAAAGGCAGATTCAGAATCACAAAGCAATTTCATGAATCTTTTAAAAGCATGTGAAGAATTAACCATCGCAAAAGGACTTTCTTTTCTGACAGGAGGAGTCAATGCAGGCCGCTATAATGCATACCAGTATATGTTAAAGCAAAATTTCTCAATTGATTTTCTAGGCGTATCGTTGCATAAGCCAAACAATGATGCATATAATATTGCAGATAGATATGCCATAGATGACTGGCGTTAG
- a CDS encoding DNA photolyase family protein, with protein MKKYQKSVFLFRRDLRVVDNTGLIEASRSSNQTIPCFILDPKLLKKSNPKFSKFRLQFIRECLVDLDKQLQNNESYLHILSGKPEKIIENLINLIKIDAIFVNTDYTQFSKKRDRDIRKVCSKHKVDFISTDDLLLHDVDEIKTLKGEPYKVFTSYFSTSRGLSVRKPQNHDFSNLSNQEIKLEISSGNLESHMEKNNHKASFRGGRESCVSLLNNLKNLKNYDVDRNYPAINGTSMLSAHNRFGTCSIREFYHRILQDLGSTHTLIAQLHWRDFFTYIMHHYPHSFSDEFNKKYQKIPWSRNKRAFRKWCEGKTGFPIVDAGMRELNETGFMHNRVRMIVASFLTKDLHIDWRWGEQYFASKLIDYDPSVNIGNWQWAASTGCDAQPWFRIFNPWLQQQKFDPDCIYIKREIPELENISSKVIHRLDTKYPENMLNYPKPMIDHKSESSHTKEIFKEISKIDEKINGIGE; from the coding sequence ATGAAAAAATATCAAAAATCTGTATTTTTATTTAGACGGGATCTGAGAGTAGTTGACAATACTGGTTTGATTGAGGCTAGTAGGTCCTCTAACCAAACAATTCCCTGTTTTATCCTTGATCCAAAATTATTGAAAAAATCTAATCCAAAATTTAGCAAGTTCAGACTTCAGTTTATTCGAGAATGCCTGGTGGATCTTGATAAACAATTACAAAACAACGAGTCATACTTGCATATTCTTTCAGGGAAACCAGAAAAAATTATTGAAAATCTAATTAATCTGATAAAAATTGATGCGATTTTTGTAAATACTGATTACACGCAATTTAGTAAAAAGAGAGACAGAGATATTAGAAAAGTTTGCAGCAAACACAAGGTTGATTTTATTTCAACAGACGACCTACTCTTGCATGATGTAGATGAGATCAAGACTCTAAAAGGAGAGCCATACAAGGTTTTCACATCATATTTCTCAACTTCAAGAGGATTATCAGTAAGAAAACCACAAAACCATGATTTTTCTAATCTTTCAAATCAAGAGATAAAATTAGAGATTTCAAGTGGCAACCTAGAAAGTCATATGGAAAAAAATAATCACAAAGCCTCATTCAGAGGAGGAAGAGAATCATGCGTGTCATTGTTGAATAATCTAAAAAATCTAAAAAATTACGACGTTGATCGAAATTATCCTGCAATAAACGGCACCTCGATGTTATCTGCTCATAATAGATTTGGAACCTGCTCCATACGGGAATTTTATCATAGAATTTTACAGGATTTGGGGTCAACCCATACACTAATTGCACAACTTCATTGGAGGGATTTTTTCACGTATATAATGCATCATTATCCGCATAGTTTTTCAGATGAATTTAACAAAAAATACCAAAAAATTCCATGGAGTAGAAACAAAAGGGCATTTAGAAAATGGTGTGAAGGCAAAACTGGTTTCCCAATCGTAGATGCTGGAATGAGGGAACTGAACGAAACCGGATTTATGCACAATAGAGTGAGAATGATTGTGGCATCCTTTCTCACAAAAGATCTGCATATTGACTGGAGATGGGGCGAGCAGTACTTTGCATCAAAACTGATTGATTACGATCCAAGTGTAAATATCGGGAATTGGCAATGGGCAGCATCCACTGGATGCGATGCCCAACCATGGTTTAGGATATTCAATCCATGGCTTCAGCAACAAAAATTTGATCCGGATTGCATCTACATAAAGAGAGAGATTCCAGAACTAGAAAATATCTCATCTAAAGTTATTCACAGATTAGATACAAAATATCCTGAAAATATGCTGAATTATCCCAAACCTATGATAGACCACAAGTCTGAATCATCACACACCAAAGAAATTTTCAAAGAAATATCAAAAATAGATGAAAAGATCAATGGGATTGGAGAATAG
- a CDS encoding class I SAM-dependent methyltransferase gives MTTFDEQMLDIMNKSALALMLSIGHRTKLFDVMAEIPPSTSNDIALRARLNERYVREWLGALVTSKIVDYDPQLALYSLPKEKADFLTRNGSFNFATSMQFIPVMARVEDEIIHCFENGGGVPYESYHRFHDVMAEESNQTVIAELIDGILPIVSGVTNKLSQGIQVLDVGCGSGRAINLMAKNFPSSHFHGYDFSAEGIANARDEMTKLGLKNVTFEQQDVTHFDHADYFDFITAFDAIHDQAHPDKVLENICRSLKPDGVFLMQDIAGSSKLENNMQHTLAPFLYTISCLHCMTVSLALNGKGLGAMWGREKATEMLHDAGFSKVEVKQLPHDPINYFYIAKI, from the coding sequence ATGACTACTTTTGATGAACAAATGTTAGACATTATGAATAAATCTGCATTAGCATTAATGCTTTCAATTGGCCATAGAACAAAATTGTTTGATGTGATGGCAGAGATTCCCCCCTCTACCAGTAATGACATTGCATTAAGAGCAAGGCTTAATGAAAGATACGTGAGAGAATGGCTAGGGGCTTTAGTTACTTCCAAGATTGTTGATTATGACCCTCAATTAGCACTATATTCCCTGCCTAAAGAAAAAGCAGATTTTTTAACTCGAAATGGTTCATTTAATTTTGCAACATCGATGCAATTCATTCCAGTTATGGCAAGAGTTGAGGATGAAATTATCCATTGTTTTGAAAATGGTGGTGGGGTTCCATACGAATCATATCACCGATTTCATGATGTGATGGCAGAAGAAAGTAATCAGACTGTTATTGCTGAATTAATCGATGGTATTTTACCAATTGTTTCGGGAGTCACAAATAAGCTTTCTCAAGGCATTCAAGTACTAGATGTCGGATGTGGTAGTGGACGAGCAATTAATCTCATGGCAAAGAATTTTCCTAGTTCTCATTTTCACGGGTATGACTTTTCAGCTGAAGGAATAGCAAATGCAAGAGACGAGATGACAAAACTTGGATTAAAAAATGTAACATTTGAACAGCAAGATGTAACACATTTTGATCATGCAGATTACTTTGATTTTATCACTGCATTTGATGCAATTCATGATCAAGCTCATCCAGATAAAGTTCTTGAGAATATTTGTCGTTCTCTAAAACCAGACGGAGTATTTTTAATGCAAGATATTGCAGGTTCTTCAAAACTTGAAAATAACATGCAGCATACATTAGCTCCATTTCTTTACACCATCTCCTGTTTACACTGTATGACTGTCTCATTAGCACTTAACGGTAAAGGACTAGGAGCCATGTGGGGGAGAGAAAAGGCTACAGAGATGCTTCATGATGCAGGGTTCTCAAAAGTTGAAGTCAAACAACTTCCTCATGATCCAATCAATTATTTCTATATTGCAAAAATATAG
- a CDS encoding CpXC domain-containing protein, whose amino-acid sequence MTAVVKCKICNAIHESPIQSVLTTMEFIKAKEKSELFENMWKCPKCGRMSMYSSFDYFWQEA is encoded by the coding sequence ATGACTGCGGTAGTAAAATGTAAGATTTGTAATGCAATTCACGAATCACCAATACAATCCGTTTTGACCACAATGGAATTCATCAAGGCCAAAGAAAAATCAGAACTTTTTGAAAATATGTGGAAATGTCCAAAATGTGGAAGAATGTCAATGTACAGTAGTTTTGATTATTTTTGGCAAGAAGCATGA
- a CDS encoding isocitrate/isopropylmalate dehydrogenase family protein, translating into MVYKISLITGDGIGPELSESAVSVLNTIHDKLDLKFDVTKLSAGDKALSETGKALPDDVVSTIKNSDACLKAPVGESAADVIVVLRRTLDLYANIRPAKSYPHMPALRDDIDMVIVRENTEDLYTGKEFSLGNAAVALRIISETASKRIAKYAFETAMQRDSMRKVTCVHKSNVMRVTDGLFAKTCIDVSKGYPDVTFEQMYVDACAMNLIRQPEQFDVIVTTNLFGDILSDESSQVVGGLGMAPAANIGDNFALFEPVHGAAFDIAGQNIANPSSFLLSIKMMFDWLGNRHNDSKCIEVGKRLESIIFDLVKNGVKTKDIGGNKTTLEFTRQITDNL; encoded by the coding sequence ATGGTGTACAAAATCTCGTTAATTACTGGGGATGGAATTGGTCCTGAACTCTCTGAATCTGCAGTATCTGTACTAAACACTATTCATGACAAACTTGATTTGAAATTTGACGTTACAAAATTATCTGCCGGTGACAAGGCTTTATCTGAGACAGGCAAGGCATTGCCTGATGATGTTGTTTCTACAATAAAAAACTCTGATGCGTGTCTTAAGGCACCAGTTGGTGAGAGTGCAGCTGATGTAATTGTGGTATTAAGACGAACCCTTGACTTGTATGCTAACATCAGACCTGCAAAGTCATACCCACACATGCCTGCATTGCGTGATGATATTGACATGGTGATAGTTAGAGAGAATACTGAGGATCTTTACACTGGAAAGGAATTCAGTCTGGGTAATGCAGCAGTCGCATTGAGAATAATCTCAGAGACTGCATCAAAGCGAATTGCAAAGTATGCATTTGAGACTGCCATGCAGCGTGACTCTATGAGAAAGGTAACATGTGTTCACAAGTCAAATGTCATGCGCGTAACTGATGGCTTGTTTGCAAAGACATGTATTGATGTATCCAAGGGTTATCCTGATGTTACATTTGAGCAGATGTATGTTGATGCATGTGCAATGAATCTGATTCGTCAACCCGAACAGTTTGATGTTATTGTCACAACAAACTTGTTTGGTGATATCTTGTCTGATGAATCGTCCCAAGTGGTTGGGGGATTGGGAATGGCCCCAGCTGCCAACATTGGAGATAACTTTGCACTTTTTGAGCCAGTTCATGGTGCTGCATTTGATATCGCAGGACAAAATATTGCAAACCCCTCGTCTTTTTTACTGTCAATTAAGATGATGTTTGACTGGCTTGGTAATAGGCATAATGATTCCAAATGTATTGAGGTAGGCAAACGACTGGAATCTATCATCTTTGATTTGGTAAAGAATGGTGTAAAGACTAAGGATATTGGAGGCAACAAGACCACTTTGGAGTTTACAAGACAGATTACTGACAATCTCTAA
- a CDS encoding 2-isopropylmalate synthase yields the protein MKIRIFDTTLRDGEQTIGVSLSPDQKLAIAKRLDELGVDAIEAGFPVISEGESKAVKMISDEGLSCEIAGLARTNKKDIDAAVNAGLNYIHTFIATSDIHLEYKLKMTRDQALAKAVDAVEYCKSRGLQVEFSAEDATRTDREFLKKVFGEVAKAGADRVNIPDTVGYATPEYMAEITRDTVIATKLPVSVHCHNDFGLAVANSLSGIHAGATCAHVTVNGIGERAGNASLEELAMALQCLPHEQKYETNIKSELIYDASRFISKTVGIKVQPNKAIVGNNAFGHESGIHTHGVLSNPLTYEPISPELVGRKRQLHVGKHAGIHGMNAMLEEFGIKTTEDQSKQILEKIKVLGDQGKQITDVELLSIASDVLGEKGIKRIVHLTGFSVSTGIGTMPYAFVKLNIDGKDYIGTNYGVGPVDAALNAIQKITGKIAELTIKDYGLASISGGSTALCEVTVTIEDANRNKVSSKSVGEDIVTTSVQAVIDGINRMMLKNILHEKQYS from the coding sequence ATGAAGATCAGAATATTTGATACCACCCTAAGAGACGGAGAGCAAACCATTGGTGTATCGTTGTCACCTGATCAAAAACTTGCAATTGCAAAAAGACTTGACGAATTAGGTGTTGATGCAATAGAGGCTGGATTTCCAGTGATATCTGAAGGGGAATCAAAAGCAGTCAAGATGATATCTGATGAAGGACTGTCTTGTGAGATTGCAGGATTGGCAAGAACAAACAAAAAAGATATTGATGCTGCAGTTAATGCAGGGCTAAATTACATTCACACATTTATTGCAACTTCTGACATTCATTTGGAATACAAACTCAAAATGACTCGAGACCAAGCACTTGCAAAGGCAGTTGATGCAGTAGAATATTGCAAGTCACGAGGATTACAAGTAGAGTTTTCAGCTGAGGACGCTACTCGAACTGACCGGGAATTTTTGAAAAAGGTATTTGGTGAGGTTGCAAAAGCAGGAGCTGATAGAGTCAACATTCCTGATACTGTAGGATATGCAACTCCTGAATACATGGCAGAAATTACTCGAGATACAGTAATTGCAACAAAACTCCCAGTAAGCGTTCACTGTCATAACGACTTTGGATTGGCAGTTGCAAACTCATTGTCTGGCATTCATGCTGGTGCAACATGTGCACATGTTACGGTAAATGGAATTGGAGAACGTGCGGGTAATGCATCCCTTGAGGAACTTGCAATGGCATTACAGTGTTTACCACATGAGCAAAAATATGAAACTAACATCAAGTCTGAATTAATCTATGACGCATCCCGTTTTATCTCGAAGACTGTTGGAATTAAGGTTCAGCCAAATAAGGCAATTGTAGGAAATAATGCGTTTGGTCATGAGTCTGGCATTCATACACACGGTGTATTGAGTAACCCTCTTACCTATGAGCCAATCAGCCCTGAACTAGTTGGAAGAAAGAGACAACTACATGTTGGAAAACATGCAGGAATTCATGGAATGAATGCAATGCTTGAAGAATTTGGAATAAAAACCACTGAGGACCAATCAAAACAGATTCTTGAGAAGATCAAAGTACTAGGTGATCAGGGGAAGCAGATAACCGATGTTGAGTTGTTATCCATTGCAAGTGATGTCTTGGGAGAAAAAGGAATCAAGAGAATTGTTCACCTAACTGGCTTTTCAGTATCAACTGGAATTGGAACAATGCCTTATGCATTTGTAAAGCTAAACATTGATGGGAAAGACTATATCGGAACCAACTATGGTGTTGGTCCAGTAGATGCAGCACTCAATGCAATCCAAAAGATTACTGGGAAGATTGCTGAATTGACAATCAAAGACTATGGCTTGGCCTCAATCTCTGGAGGCTCTACTGCATTGTGTGAAGTAACCGTTACTATAGAGGACGCAAATAGAAACAAGGTCTCATCAAAATCAGTCGGCGAGGACATTGTAACCACAAGTGTTCAAGCAGTGATTGATGGAATTAATAGAATGATGCTCAAAAACATACTTCATGAAAAGCAGTATAGCTAA
- the ilvN gene encoding acetolactate synthase small subunit: MWAILSILVENKPGILFKVTHLFRSRNFNIDSISVGVTDNPEYSKMTITTIGDEKQIEQIVKQLDKMIDTVKVEHLDKHKTVYRELSLFKIKLRNANDSMEINKMANAYGAKVHDAKKDSIMVELTATPDQIATFEELAKPFGIIDVARTGVAALQRSEE; this comes from the coding sequence ATGTGGGCAATTCTTTCTATTCTTGTTGAAAATAAACCTGGAATCTTGTTTAAGGTAACTCATCTTTTTAGGTCTAGGAACTTCAATATTGACAGCATCTCAGTAGGAGTAACTGATAATCCTGAATACTCTAAAATGACCATCACCACCATTGGTGATGAAAAACAGATCGAACAGATTGTAAAACAGCTTGATAAAATGATTGATACTGTTAAAGTTGAACACTTGGATAAGCATAAAACCGTATATCGAGAACTTAGCCTTTTTAAGATAAAACTACGTAATGCTAATGATAGTATGGAAATTAATAAAATGGCAAACGCATATGGTGCCAAAGTTCATGATGCAAAAAAGGATTCAATCATGGTTGAATTGACTGCAACTCCTGACCAAATTGCAACATTTGAGGAATTGGCAAAACCATTTGGAATCATTGATGTTGCACGAACTGGTGTTGCAGCTTTGCAAAGGAGCGAAGAATGA
- the ilvB gene encoding biosynthetic-type acetolactate synthase large subunit, whose amino-acid sequence MNKMEKMTGAKALMVAMEKEGVKEVFGLPGGANLPMYDEFARCNIRHILVRHEQSAAHMADGFGRVSRKPGVCFATSGPGATNILTGIATAQADSSPMIAVTGQVPVAMIGRDAFQESDIIGMANPVVKYAFQPRTAAEIPEVVRKGFFIAETGRPGPVLIDIPKDVQQNESEMIFPDEFQIRGYHPWADPDIASVEKAIDMLVNSEKPIILAGGGTIISSAFAELQAIAETLMLPVVTTFKGKGAFPENHPLSLGPIGMHGHAEANKMMSEADCVLAIGTRFSDRSVGTFEAFEKRLKIIHMDVDPAEIGKNQTAQIAVVGDVRASLRIMVKLLLQKSMKKSEESTWIKHVKETKAYWSENLKLHPGELGAAKILRKLRELLPKESIVTTEVGQHQMWASLFYDVIQPGTFFSSTGLGTMGWGFPASIGAKVAKPDVPVVDIAGDGSFSMTENSLATAVLEDIPVIVLILNNSSLGMVAQWQRTFYDRRMIGVDQGHCPDYVKLAESYGAQGIRAQSMDELDKAIKNALSSNVATVIDIPIDPEEDVLPFVAPGTSLSDMILPS is encoded by the coding sequence ATGAATAAAATGGAAAAAATGACAGGCGCAAAGGCCTTGATGGTCGCAATGGAAAAAGAAGGCGTCAAAGAAGTATTTGGATTACCTGGAGGTGCAAATCTTCCAATGTATGATGAATTTGCTAGATGTAATATTAGACATATTTTGGTAAGACACGAGCAATCAGCTGCTCATATGGCAGATGGTTTTGGTAGGGTCAGTAGAAAACCTGGTGTCTGTTTTGCAACGTCAGGACCTGGTGCAACTAACATTTTAACAGGGATTGCAACAGCTCAAGCTGATTCTTCTCCAATGATTGCAGTGACTGGCCAAGTACCCGTGGCAATGATCGGACGAGATGCATTTCAGGAAAGTGATATTATTGGAATGGCTAATCCTGTTGTAAAGTATGCATTCCAACCAAGAACAGCTGCTGAAATTCCTGAAGTTGTAAGAAAAGGATTCTTTATTGCAGAAACTGGTAGACCCGGACCTGTACTAATTGACATTCCAAAAGATGTTCAACAAAATGAATCTGAAATGATTTTTCCAGATGAGTTTCAAATTCGTGGTTATCATCCATGGGCTGATCCTGATATTGCTAGTGTTGAAAAAGCAATTGATATGCTTGTTAATTCTGAAAAACCAATTATTTTAGCTGGTGGTGGTACCATTATCTCATCTGCATTTGCTGAACTCCAAGCAATAGCTGAAACTTTGATGCTTCCAGTAGTTACTACTTTCAAAGGCAAGGGTGCATTTCCTGAGAACCATCCTTTGTCATTAGGTCCAATTGGGATGCATGGACATGCAGAGGCAAATAAAATGATGTCCGAAGCTGATTGTGTATTGGCAATTGGAACTAGGTTTTCTGACAGATCGGTTGGAACATTTGAGGCTTTTGAAAAGAGATTAAAAATTATTCATATGGATGTTGATCCTGCAGAGATTGGCAAAAATCAAACCGCACAAATTGCAGTAGTAGGTGATGTTCGTGCATCCCTTAGAATTATGGTAAAATTACTTTTACAAAAGTCAATGAAAAAATCTGAAGAAAGTACATGGATTAAACATGTTAAAGAGACCAAAGCATACTGGAGCGAAAATTTGAAACTCCATCCAGGTGAGCTTGGTGCTGCAAAAATTTTGAGAAAACTTCGAGAGCTATTACCAAAAGAATCTATTGTAACTACTGAAGTAGGACAACACCAAATGTGGGCATCTTTGTTTTATGATGTAATTCAACCTGGAACTTTCTTTAGCTCTACTGGTCTTGGTACGATGGGTTGGGGATTTCCTGCATCTATTGGTGCCAAAGTTGCAAAACCTGATGTTCCTGTTGTTGATATTGCAGGTGATGGTAGTTTTAGTATGACTGAAAACTCGCTTGCGACTGCAGTTTTAGAAGATATTCCAGTAATTGTACTTATTTTAAATAACTCTTCATTGGGTATGGTTGCTCAATGGCAACGAACTTTCTATGATAGACGTATGATCGGAGTTGATCAAGGTCATTGCCCTGATTATGTTAAACTTGCTGAATCATATGGTGCTCAAGGAATTCGTGCACAGTCAATGGATGAGCTTGACAAGGCAATCAAAAATGCATTGAGCAGTAATGTTGCAACTGTTATTGACATTCCAATTGATCCTGAAGAAGATGTATTGCCATTTGTTGCACCAGGAACTTCTCTTTCGGATATGATCTTACCATCTTAG
- a CDS encoding nuclear transport factor 2 family protein has protein sequence MIGLTDNEKIIRIIESLFEAGVTKNLEVLKDIHLNDPRFSSFSDLPPYDLKDYQNTIELEELRFVSISDYTYEIKNPKFSIFGDVAVVAFELIQKGMLVDNKAFTGEHMIVNGRATFVLAKQPTWKIVHIHLSKIN, from the coding sequence ATGATTGGTTTGACAGATAATGAAAAAATCATAAGAATTATTGAATCGTTATTTGAAGCAGGAGTAACAAAGAATCTAGAGGTTCTAAAAGACATTCATCTAAACGACCCTAGGTTTTCAAGCTTTAGTGATTTACCACCTTATGATCTGAAAGATTATCAAAATACAATTGAATTAGAAGAGTTAAGATTTGTAAGCATATCAGACTATACTTATGAAATCAAAAATCCAAAATTTAGTATATTTGGAGATGTAGCAGTAGTAGCTTTTGAATTAATTCAGAAAGGAATGTTAGTAGATAACAAAGCATTCACTGGTGAGCACATGATAGTTAATGGTCGAGCAACATTTGTACTAGCCAAGCAACCAACATGGAAAATTGTACATATTCATTTATCAAAAATTAATTGA
- the lsrF gene encoding 3-hydroxy-5-phosphonooxypentane-2,4-dione thiolase, with amino-acid sequence MDWGLQNRLSSIIKPQNNRALMLAVDHGYFLGPTEKLENPKKVIAPLLKYCDSLMVTRGVQRTSVSATTDTPMVLRVSGGSSIIGEDLSQEDITVSIQDAIRLNASALAMSIFVGSKYEYQTIVNLGKLVSEAEQYGIPVLAVTAVGKELGKDARYLSLACRVAAEQGAHIVKTYYCENFEKVVQSCPVPIIVAGGKKIPERDALQLTFNSIKDGAVGVDMGRNIWQSDHPVAMIRAVRSIVHGNLNVDQAFKLYQKLVSEEPKNNPNQNKSKKPKNNPNQNKSKKPKNNPNQNKSKKPKNNPNQNKSNPKNK; translated from the coding sequence ATGGATTGGGGATTACAAAACAGATTATCTAGTATAATTAAACCTCAAAATAACCGAGCACTGATGCTTGCAGTAGATCACGGCTATTTTCTTGGTCCAACTGAAAAATTAGAAAATCCAAAAAAAGTCATTGCGCCGCTTTTGAAATATTGTGATTCCTTGATGGTCACTCGTGGTGTTCAGCGAACATCTGTTTCTGCAACCACTGATACTCCAATGGTGTTGAGAGTTTCTGGTGGTTCTAGTATTATTGGTGAGGACTTATCTCAAGAAGACATCACTGTCTCAATTCAGGATGCAATTAGACTTAATGCAAGTGCACTTGCAATGTCTATCTTTGTTGGCTCAAAATATGAATATCAAACTATTGTGAATTTGGGAAAATTAGTGAGTGAGGCTGAACAATACGGAATTCCAGTTTTGGCTGTAACTGCTGTTGGGAAAGAACTTGGAAAGGATGCACGCTATCTCTCACTTGCCTGTAGAGTTGCAGCAGAACAAGGGGCACATATTGTAAAAACATACTATTGTGAGAATTTTGAAAAAGTTGTTCAATCATGCCCTGTACCAATAATTGTTGCAGGTGGAAAGAAGATTCCTGAACGCGATGCTTTGCAATTGACATTTAATTCTATCAAAGATGGTGCAGTCGGTGTTGACATGGGACGAAATATCTGGCAATCCGATCACCCAGTTGCAATGATTCGTGCAGTAAGATCAATTGTACATGGAAACTTAAATGTTGATCAAGCTTTCAAGCTGTACCAAAAACTAGTTAGCGAGGAACCAAAAAATAATCCTAATCAAAACAAATCAAAGAAACCAAAGAACAATCCTAATCAAAACAAATCAAAGAAACCAAAGAACAATCCTAATCAAAACAAATCAAAGAAACCAAAGAACAATCCTAATCAAAACAAATCAAACCCTAAAAATAAATAG